One Bombus pyrosoma isolate SC7728 linkage group LG7, ASM1482585v1, whole genome shotgun sequence genomic window carries:
- the LOC122569848 gene encoding uncharacterized protein LOC122569848 isoform X2, whose translation MLIYFRRNYSHVERTMSARSQRGTHDTPTTKRFRSPRITVRSRTAKPHITYDYDAAISQPDVPNLLDYKNIGRGVMVSGVPLRKKALKTRLKGRIISRKNFQKRSQEFKTKSLIQKNASPIKTYTRSPSRTNQKTMTSSSIFEKENYIGEKENITDNDTNNVEHLSNSLRKNLVMDAKNISYKDTKEAIENDNNNQMTQQMKSETSEDYEIAKKKSPIQVKGSKIPRAKIAVFPVHTFYELHSFGTKRKLRR comes from the exons atgttaatttacttCAGACGGAATTATAGTCATGTTGAAAGAACAATGAGCGCTAGATCGCAACGTGGGACCCACGACACGCCAACGACCAAACGATTTCGTAGCCCGCGCATCACCGTGAGAAGCCGAACAGCAAAACCACATATAACATACGATTACGATGCTGCTATCAGTCAACCGGATGTACCGAATTTActagattataaaaatatcggtCGTGGTGTGATGGTTAGTGGAGTTCCACTTAGAAAGAAAGCTCTAAAGACTCGCTTAAAAGGACGAATTATATCAAGAAAGAATTTTCAGAAAAGATCTCAAGAATTCAAGACGAAGTCGCTGATCCAAAAAAACGCCTCACCCATCAAAACATATACACGATCACCCAGTAGGACTAATCAAAAAACGATGACCTCTTCCAGTATctttgagaaagaaaattatatcggcgaaaaagagaatattacCGACAATGATACCAATAACGTTGAACATTTGTCAAACTCGTTGAGG aaaaatttagtaaTGGACGCTAAAAACATTTCGTACAAGGATACGAAAGAGGCGATTGAGAATGATAACAATAATCAAATGACACAACAGATGAAAAGCGAGACGTCAGAAGATTATGAAATTGCTAAAAAGAAATCACCAATTCAAGTCAAGGGTAGTAAAATTCCTCGTGCGAAGATAGCTGTTTTTCCAGTTCATACGTTTTATGAACTACATTCG TTTGGAACAAAGAGGAAACTTCGACGTTAG
- the LOC122569846 gene encoding peroxisomal membrane protein PMP34, translated as MGGGEHNRSIFSYETLVHAISGAAGGVVAMTIFFPLDTVRSRLQLEEHRESKGTLATIRDLAAKEGPATLYRGMVPVLQSLCVSNFVYFYTFHGLKMLRARKNQSAGNDLLVASIAGVINVLTTTPLWVVNTRLKMRGVNNTQERNNLYNTLYGGLIYIWKYEGLKKLWAGTLPSLMLVMNPAIQFMTYETVKRKVLASLHGIQPSAWTFFVIGAIAKAVATILTYPLQLVQTKLRHGHKYPNLPPNAGSLEILFYILKRQGVGGLYKGMEAKLLQTILTAALMFLTYEKISRLVFRILLHRPTLR; from the exons ATGGGTGGCGGAGAACACAACAGAAGCATTTTCAGTTATGAAACGCTAGTTCACGCGATATCCGGCGCTGCT GGCGGCGTTGTTGCGATGACAATATTCTTTCCTTTAGATACAGTACGAAGCAGATTACAAT tgGAAGAACACCGAGAATCGAAAGGTACACTTGCTACAATCCGTGATCTCGCCGCAAAGGAAGGACC AGCCACCTTGTACAGGGGAATGGTACCAGTTCTTCAAAGTCTATGTGTTAGCaacttcgtttatttttacacattcCACGGCTTGAAAATGCTTAGAGCAAGAAAGAATCAATCAGCTGGAAATGATCTACTGGTTGCATCAATTGCAG gtgtaattaatgttttaacaaCGACACCACTGTGGGTAGTAAATACTAGACTGAAAATGAGAGGCGTTAACAACACTCAGGAAAGAAATAACCTTTACAATACCTTATATG GTggtcttatatatatatggaaatacgaaGGTTTAAAAAAGCTTTGGGCTGGGACTTTACCGAGCTTGATGCTAGTTATGAATCCAGCCATTCAGTTTATGACTTATGAAActgttaaaagaaaagttcTCGCATCTCTACATGGTATACAACCATCTGCATGGACATTCTTTGTTATTGGTGCTATAGCCAAAGCGGTTGCAACCATACTAACTTATCCATTGCAATTAGTTCAAACGAAACTGAGA CATGGTCATAAGTATCCAAATCTGCCACCAAACGCTGGGAGCttagaaattctattttacatattaaa GAGACAAGGAGTAGGAGGACTATACAAAGGAATGGAAGCGAAATTATTGCAAACCATTCTCACAGCGGCATTAATGTTTTTAACTTACGAAAAGATTTCAAGACTCGTTTTTCGCATTCTTTTACATAGACCGACGTTGAGATAA
- the LOC122569847 gene encoding dexamethasone-induced Ras-related protein 1 isoform X2: MRRLSFLTGDLFVVVFSLDCRESFEEAIRLRESILETKVSATQSATKSRSKSHFNLKVPMVIVGNKCDKETKTVTIEEAEEYCNSQDDCCVFVEASAKRNYHVEELFYQLFIVAGLPLEMAPNHHRKVPLTFGSPTMLPPSQPRHKATLSIKRRLSDACGVVAPNVRRPSIRTDLMIMRTKTCSLAAGNENNAPGSRITLRTSDARKTCSIQ, from the exons GAGACCTGTTCGTGGTGGTGTTCAGTTTGGACTGTCGAGAATCCTTCGAGGAGGCCATCAGACTGCGTGAATCGATCCTGGAAACTAAAGTGAGCGCGACCCAAAGTGCGACCAAGAGCAGGAGCAAAAGTCACTTCAATTTGAAGGTTCCTATGGTCATCGTTGGAAATAAATGTGATAAGGAAACAAA AACAGTTACGATTGAAGAGGCGGAGGAGTACTGCAACAGTCAAGACGATTGCTGCGTTTTCGTGGAGGCATCCGCAAAGAGAAACTACCACGTGGAGGAGCTTTTCTATCAACTGTTCATAGTGGCCGGCTTGCCGCTGGAAATGGCGCCGAATCATCACAGAAAGGTCCCACTCACTTTCGGTTCTCCTACCATGTTACCACCGTCACAG cCAAGGCATAAAGCCACACTGAGTATAAAGCGACGGCTGAGCGACGCCTGCGGCGTCGTGGCGCCCAACGTGCGTCGGCCAAGCATCAGAACGGATCTAATGATCATGAGAACGAAAACGTGCTCCCTTGCAGCCGGGAATGAGAACAACGCGCCGGGATCGAGGATAACCCTGCGTACCTCCGACGCCAGAAAGACGTGTTCCATTCAGTGA
- the LOC122569848 gene encoding myb-like protein D isoform X3, whose translation MLIYFRRNYSHVERTMSARSQRGTHDTPTTKRFRSPRITVRSRTAKPHITYDYDAAISQPDVPNLLDYKNIGRGVMVSGVPLRKKALKTRLKGRIISRKNFQKRSQEFKTKSLIQKNASPIKTYTRSPSRTNQKTMTSSSIFEKENYIGEKENITDNDTNNVEHLSNSLRKNLVMDAKNISYKDTKEAIENDNNNQMTQQMKSETSEDYEIAKKKSPIQVKGSKIPRAKIAVFPVHTFYELHSTKKVKPKDSSHLKYSTTNSPSDNIDISEKSMKKRSSSKEEQSTHKQDMVRFNELQKDTSTRDNF comes from the exons atgttaatttacttCAGACGGAATTATAGTCATGTTGAAAGAACAATGAGCGCTAGATCGCAACGTGGGACCCACGACACGCCAACGACCAAACGATTTCGTAGCCCGCGCATCACCGTGAGAAGCCGAACAGCAAAACCACATATAACATACGATTACGATGCTGCTATCAGTCAACCGGATGTACCGAATTTActagattataaaaatatcggtCGTGGTGTGATGGTTAGTGGAGTTCCACTTAGAAAGAAAGCTCTAAAGACTCGCTTAAAAGGACGAATTATATCAAGAAAGAATTTTCAGAAAAGATCTCAAGAATTCAAGACGAAGTCGCTGATCCAAAAAAACGCCTCACCCATCAAAACATATACACGATCACCCAGTAGGACTAATCAAAAAACGATGACCTCTTCCAGTATctttgagaaagaaaattatatcggcgaaaaagagaatattacCGACAATGATACCAATAACGTTGAACATTTGTCAAACTCGTTGAGG aaaaatttagtaaTGGACGCTAAAAACATTTCGTACAAGGATACGAAAGAGGCGATTGAGAATGATAACAATAATCAAATGACACAACAGATGAAAAGCGAGACGTCAGAAGATTATGAAATTGCTAAAAAGAAATCACCAATTCAAGTCAAGGGTAGTAAAATTCCTCGTGCGAAGATAGCTGTTTTTCCAGTTCATACGTTTTATGAACTACATTCG ACGAAAAAGGTAAAACCGAAAGATTCTTCTCACTTGAAATATTCCACGACAAACTCTCCTTCTGACAA CATCGATATCTCagaaaaaagtatgaaaaaaaGATCATCCAGTAAAGAAGAACAAAGTACTCATAAACAAGATATGgttcgtttcaacgaattaCAAAAGGATACAAGTACACgcgataatttttaa
- the LOC122569848 gene encoding uncharacterized protein LOC122569848 isoform X1, with product MSARSQRGTHDTPTTKRFRSPRITVRSRTAKPHITYDYDAAISQPDVPNLLDYKNIGRGVMVSGVPLRKKALKTRLKGRIISRKNFQKRSQEFKTKSLIQKNASPIKTYTRSPSRTNQKTMTSSSIFEKENYIGEKENITDNDTNNVEHLSNSLRKNLVMDAKNISYKDTKEAIENDNNNQMTQQMKSETSEDYEIAKKKSPIQVKGSKIPRAKIAVFPVHTFYELHSTKKVKPKDSSHLKYSTTNSPSDKLVKK from the exons ATGAGCGCTAGATCGCAACGTGGGACCCACGACACGCCAACGACCAAACGATTTCGTAGCCCGCGCATCACCGTGAGAAGCCGAACAGCAAAACCACATATAACATACGATTACGATGCTGCTATCAGTCAACCGGATGTACCGAATTTActagattataaaaatatcggtCGTGGTGTGATGGTTAGTGGAGTTCCACTTAGAAAGAAAGCTCTAAAGACTCGCTTAAAAGGACGAATTATATCAAGAAAGAATTTTCAGAAAAGATCTCAAGAATTCAAGACGAAGTCGCTGATCCAAAAAAACGCCTCACCCATCAAAACATATACACGATCACCCAGTAGGACTAATCAAAAAACGATGACCTCTTCCAGTATctttgagaaagaaaattatatcggcgaaaaagagaatattacCGACAATGATACCAATAACGTTGAACATTTGTCAAACTCGTTGAGG aaaaatttagtaaTGGACGCTAAAAACATTTCGTACAAGGATACGAAAGAGGCGATTGAGAATGATAACAATAATCAAATGACACAACAGATGAAAAGCGAGACGTCAGAAGATTATGAAATTGCTAAAAAGAAATCACCAATTCAAGTCAAGGGTAGTAAAATTCCTCGTGCGAAGATAGCTGTTTTTCCAGTTCATACGTTTTATGAACTACATTCG ACGAAAAAGGTAAAACCGAAAGATTCTTCTCACTTGAAATATTCCACGACAAACTCTCCTTCTGACAAgttagttaaaaaataa